The Candidatus Arthromitus sp. SFB-mouse-Japan genome includes a region encoding these proteins:
- a CDS encoding AI-2E family transporter, which yields MREFWKDIKSHKFFTIFIMVIILILLYKGIDYVPEVWGNIKVFWVNLFSICQPIIIAAIMSYILKPLVNLLDKGYFRLFYKIKKDQDPLEVVSKKQFGRIRLLTIVTVMLVLGSAVAILIAFILEPFLNSLKALIKELPAYVDIIIRFLNNFEIDPNIINVINEKVGYFLNNNFKNLLDVSISALTAFISSTGVFIFNLLVAVILSVYMLRDKEKISKFFSTLSDIIFKKHISTKIKNFTLDFDQVFGGYFTGLIVDAVFVGVCSFILTYIIKNPYAVIIGVLAGMSNVIPYLGPLIGAIGAFVLGLPSGFSVAILGFLLLMAFQQIEGNLIQPKILGDFVGLPPLVVIVSLIIGGGLFGIGGIILSSPVVGVISLYYRRYLKKIDKEI from the coding sequence TTGAGAGAATTTTGGAAAGATATTAAGAGTCATAAGTTTTTTACAATTTTTATTATGGTTATTATATTGATTCTGTTATATAAGGGTATTGATTATGTACCAGAAGTTTGGGGTAATATTAAAGTATTTTGGGTTAATTTATTTAGTATATGCCAACCAATAATTATTGCGGCAATTATGTCATACATATTAAAACCATTGGTAAATTTACTAGATAAAGGATATTTTAGATTATTTTATAAAATTAAGAAAGATCAAGATCCATTAGAAGTTGTTTCTAAGAAACAATTTGGTAGGATAAGGCTATTAACTATTGTAACAGTAATGTTAGTTTTAGGATCTGCGGTTGCTATACTTATAGCATTTATATTGGAACCGTTTTTAAATAGTTTAAAAGCTCTTATAAAAGAGTTGCCAGCCTATGTCGATATAATTATAAGATTTTTAAATAATTTTGAGATTGATCCAAATATTATTAATGTAATAAATGAGAAAGTAGGATATTTCCTAAATAATAATTTTAAAAATCTTTTGGATGTGTCTATTTCTGCTTTGACGGCTTTTATTTCCAGCACTGGTGTATTTATATTTAATTTATTGGTAGCTGTAATTTTATCTGTATATATGTTAAGAGATAAAGAAAAAATATCAAAATTTTTCTCAACATTATCTGATATCATATTTAAAAAGCATATTAGTACGAAGATTAAAAATTTTACATTAGATTTTGATCAGGTGTTCGGTGGATATTTTACAGGACTTATAGTAGATGCAGTATTTGTTGGGGTTTGTTCATTTATTTTAACGTATATTATAAAAAATCCATATGCAGTTATAATTGGGGTGTTAGCTGGTATGAGTAATGTTATACCTTATTTGGGTCCACTGATTGGGGCTATAGGTGCTTTTGTATTGGGATTACCATCCGGATTTAGCGTAGCTATACTTGGATTTTTATTATTAATGGCATTTCAGCAGATAGAAGGTAATTTAATTCAGCCTAAGATACTAGGGGATTTTGTTGGATTGCCGCCACTTGTTGTTATAGTTTCTTTAATAATAGGTGGAGGATTGTTTGGAATTGGTGGAATAATATTATCATCACCTGTTGTTGGTGTAATTTCTCTCTATTATAGGAGATATTTGAAGAAGATAGATAAAGAAATTTAA
- a CDS encoding VOC family protein encodes MIKNLCNVFIFVKDQNKAKEFWSKKMGFKIKEDIQIEGKYTWTEVIPQEGTTSLVLYPKSLRTDSKKSYKEITFFTDDIQSTYNELSSKGVKFLREPLDTGYGIFTEFNDDDGNIFSLKQT; translated from the coding sequence ATGATTAAAAATCTATGTAATGTATTTATTTTCGTTAAAGATCAAAATAAAGCTAAAGAATTTTGGTCAAAAAAAATGGGCTTTAAAATAAAAGAAGATATCCAAATAGAAGGAAAATATACTTGGACAGAAGTAATCCCTCAGGAAGGCACGACATCACTTGTACTATATCCAAAAAGTTTAAGAACTGATTCTAAAAAATCATATAAAGAAATAACATTCTTTACCGATGATATACAATCAACATACAACGAACTCTCTTCAAAAGGTGTAAAATTTTTAAGAGAACCCTTAGATACAGGATATGGAATCTTTACAGAATTCAATGATGATGATGGAAATATATTTTCACTTAAACAAACATAA
- a CDS encoding FGGY family carbohydrate kinase encodes MDCCLVIDISKINLKIMCITLRNDKIFLQEVHRCSKITANGLNSMKYLNVDKIIKEINEALVSVKQIGYNIESISINSSINEPVILDDKNNLIMEIYLGINMKSIYLNKIVNELGAAYIYRKTGVELNSNDTLCKLLMYKDLYKSEFNNIRKIVYLSDYIGYRLTGNLFNERTQLGFSQLFNFKNQNIDNDIIDYVGFGNEVEFNIVDYGKSIGKCKVNGVDVISPYGNTLLSSLFTTRILNKNSIFIVNSNEGIIGCTEDFSKMYLEGSKFGLNHQMINSDLVKIFRYIPCYKLVDDFLKNIENNFMVENLWNILDSNGDINYIIDFDSDIFKNSAVLMNIVKYYFDFKLNSMPNSISDFIRIVYNSFAVYYRKCIKDFEKVTGGIFDSICMVGEYSLNNFYNQFISDITLKDLEIGPKDSGIIGNAINQFIAIGKIKNIYDIDDLLKNSFNYSKIKYSGRKIEYQYIENIV; translated from the coding sequence ATGGATTGTTGTTTAGTTATAGATATCTCAAAAATAAATTTGAAAATAATGTGTATTACACTTAGAAATGATAAAATATTTCTACAAGAGGTTCATAGATGCTCAAAAATTACTGCAAATGGTTTGAATTCTATGAAATATTTAAATGTAGATAAAATAATAAAGGAAATAAATGAGGCTTTAGTTAGTGTTAAACAAATAGGGTATAATATTGAATCAATTTCTATAAATTCTTCTATAAATGAACCCGTTATTTTGGATGATAAAAATAATTTAATAATGGAAATATACTTAGGCATAAATATGAAATCTATTTATTTAAATAAAATAGTAAATGAATTAGGGGCTGCGTATATTTATAGAAAAACAGGAGTTGAACTTAATAGTAATGACACTTTATGTAAACTTTTAATGTACAAAGATTTGTATAAAAGTGAATTTAATAATATCAGAAAAATTGTTTATTTAAGTGACTATATAGGCTATAGGTTAACTGGAAATTTATTCAATGAGAGAACTCAACTTGGATTTTCGCAGTTATTTAATTTTAAAAACCAAAATATTGATAATGATATAATTGATTATGTAGGCTTTGGAAACGAAGTAGAGTTTAATATAGTAGATTATGGGAAAAGTATTGGTAAGTGTAAAGTGAATGGGGTAGATGTAATATCACCTTATGGTAATACATTATTATCATCATTATTTACTACCCGTATATTAAATAAAAATTCTATATTTATAGTTAATTCTAACGAGGGTATTATTGGATGTACCGAAGATTTTTCTAAAATGTATCTTGAAGGTTCTAAATTTGGATTAAATCATCAGATGATTAATAGTGATTTAGTAAAAATATTTAGATATATACCTTGTTATAAGTTAGTTGATGATTTTTTGAAAAATATAGAAAATAACTTTATGGTCGAGAACTTATGGAATATTTTAGATAGTAATGGAGATATAAACTATATTATAGATTTTGATAGTGATATATTTAAAAATTCGGCGGTATTAATGAATATCGTAAAATATTATTTTGATTTTAAATTAAATAGTATGCCAAATTCAATTTCTGATTTTATAAGAATTGTTTACAATAGTTTTGCTGTGTATTATAGGAAGTGTATAAAAGATTTTGAAAAAGTAACAGGTGGAATATTTGATAGTATATGTATGGTTGGAGAGTATAGTTTAAATAATTTTTATAATCAATTTATATCTGATATTACATTGAAGGATTTGGAAATTGGACCTAAAGATTCTGGAATTATAGGGAATGCAATAAATCAGTTTATTGCGATTGGTAAGATAAAAAATATTTATGATATAGATGATTTGCTTAAAAATTCATTTAATTATTCAAAGATAAAATATAGTGGGAGAAAGATTGAGTACCAATATATAGAAAATATAGTTTAA
- a CDS encoding aldo/keto reductase — MFKYGFIRIFYGIIRDNFSLGDSLMKKYVTLVPESSHHIYKIGLGTYDILKSGLSDEKLRELLTDFLDMGGNVIDTSISELGLRRDEVEESQKFIGRWISSCNRRESIYLISKSSFLLSNNTFDSLLNDLNISLKNLNTDYLDLFLIDGDDEKTDVSLILGYLEDIKKDGKILNYGCSNWKPYRIRQAMEYAKKHNIGGFVVNQMLWNAGVFGMDESKIEDKYVKMDSEMMDIHNEFNILAMPYSALANGFFAKLYLNEMEPQTVDMEELKLTSPYYTEKNLDLYEELKIIGEKYIASPSWAALGYLFNQNIETCSIISVNNLNQLKEAFEAVDIKYTFEDFKSIDMFNIDEILV; from the coding sequence TTGTTTAAATATGGATTTATTAGAATATTTTATGGTATAATTAGGGATAATTTTAGTTTGGGGGATAGTTTGATGAAAAAATATGTAACACTTGTTCCGGAGTCAAGTCATCATATATATAAGATAGGATTGGGTACATATGATATATTAAAAAGTGGATTATCTGATGAAAAATTGAGAGAATTATTGACTGATTTTTTAGATATGGGAGGAAACGTAATAGATACCTCAATATCTGAGTTAGGATTGAGAAGGGATGAAGTAGAAGAATCTCAAAAATTTATTGGTAGATGGATTAGTTCTTGTAATAGACGTGAAAGTATTTATTTGATTTCTAAAAGTTCGTTTCTTTTAAGTAATAATACTTTTGATTCTTTATTGAATGATTTAAATATTAGTCTAAAAAATTTAAATACCGATTATTTAGATTTATTTTTAATTGATGGCGATGATGAGAAAACAGATGTTTCATTAATACTTGGATATTTAGAGGATATCAAAAAGGATGGAAAGATATTAAATTATGGATGCTCTAATTGGAAGCCTTATAGAATTAGACAAGCTATGGAATATGCAAAGAAACATAATATAGGAGGTTTTGTAGTTAATCAAATGTTATGGAATGCGGGAGTTTTTGGAATGGATGAATCTAAAATAGAAGATAAGTATGTAAAGATGGATTCTGAAATGATGGATATACATAATGAATTTAATATATTAGCCATGCCATATTCCGCATTAGCAAATGGTTTTTTTGCAAAACTTTATTTAAATGAAATGGAGCCACAAACTGTAGATATGGAAGAATTAAAACTAACTTCACCATATTATACAGAAAAAAATTTGGATTTATATGAAGAATTGAAAATCATAGGTGAAAAGTATATAGCATCACCCTCATGGGCTGCACTTGGATATTTATTTAATCAGAATATAGAAACGTGTTCTATAATATCTGTTAATAATTTAAACCAGTTAAAGGAAGCCTTTGAAGCTGTTGATATAAAATATACTTTCGAAGATTTTAAGAGTATAGATATGTTTAATATTGATGAAATTTTAGTTTAA
- a CDS encoding helicase encodes MKFLHRVKVIFMSDSLRKYQDISVNLTLDNRTIYLDNLHDEDFLDLYILKSYNEEVYSNFINFIFSENWDILKIVEDPLTWQSDRLFKIRELANRNKKEKLEKFEVNDDFSSIKEYEIFLDDFYKGNINKNLDLLNAQYSSMNDVILNLDKLCKENKSRDLYIGYPFVEGYIDSTSFVRMPFFLIPVEVFNDNNEWFIRKKIESKIKINRYLIIILQRIFKHKNLEIKLDYEFKKDFKRDILKLALDFLKSLDISFSNNEGILDNKFDEFSGVLRSLSSDNPYLEIKNYLVLGDFQVIGEEYEDYESLIYVDISNTLVGRLISGSDNKEKYKEDINKEIYVRDKLDFSQKQSICLSDESYITLVNSNLDVGKDTTITNFVFDKICKNKSLLIISRDKEYLEKLYNEFSFTKSIIMDLFQNDFYQKFYRSFDRILNFREDFEIKRVFNEILKEINEKYNFIEDSNGIYNKIESFGLSLKDMYELTMDVSDSSIDKMSFNKFKLNNPVSGCTFNEIVHAIDEIKDKNLIDIFISHKEYLNKHKILNLIREDFNFEDINLYLDKLKALRQKYDKLALNFEKNKCSLSVIRLFKENKFSKDEIIDKCFKYSEYYIESENDNNYDSSESWFKSLGFGKIKRKSIELNRQALLNTEMYYEAIKEIDHDISFIGDIVKHDKFEFIRNRIFDFNDVTHYTGNLLNMMDTFHEFIEYSYKIKNFSMLVNDILEYIYDNSINEKMMRDNLDKILKFSIFVNILRRHNKHGDTLENYKMVDRYFDNLMKLFDKRACNLERFVLNKVLSEAKESLINNDNKIDKNSFSNISRYLIKDFISTFNKECLKLFPCFLIDYDSLSSNIPLIEGLFDYIVFVDGHNYFLEDILPVVYRGKRLVVFGSDNQINCSSKSYNIISYDVTEISNNVFKFVSDKFNRVNLKYMYPSGNEIFRDILNSLFSIEDIISLPRDRKYSDIDNPFMIFTIGNKGIENINEYEAKFVVDLLFKHLKIKKYEDSIGIITISKSHADLIKKVISDRLKVDEEFNFLYNRECKKYKSNAGIYISSIPEILYKKIDIVIFSLGGERNIENEVEIKFSDIEGRNCRNKLNMFLMMTQYEMDIVTSLSISDIESKEYSNENANILKKYLHYANEIYNGNVDKIMNELNCDESDNSKVNKILDIICDKLLDRGLIVEKNFGTSFYKFDFAIYDKDLKKYVLFVELESSIVDKFKCRLEQYIDCFIYFDKLGYNVLKIWSKDLWSDIDFQVENIIYNYFLVRDKLLKYNSNRKCVDSLINRNGVLSKFVKIIENRRIGMLFSEKADKDFIKR; translated from the coding sequence ATGAAATTTTTACATAGAGTTAAGGTGATATTTATGAGTGATAGTTTGAGAAAGTATCAAGATATTTCTGTTAATTTAACTTTAGATAATAGGACAATATATTTAGATAATCTTCACGATGAGGATTTTTTAGATTTATATATTTTAAAAAGTTATAACGAAGAAGTTTATTCCAATTTTATTAATTTTATATTTTCAGAGAATTGGGATATATTAAAAATTGTTGAAGACCCTTTAACTTGGCAGAGTGATAGATTATTTAAAATTAGGGAGTTAGCTAATAGGAATAAAAAAGAAAAGCTTGAGAAGTTTGAGGTGAATGATGATTTTTCAAGCATAAAAGAGTATGAGATATTTTTAGATGATTTTTATAAGGGAAACATAAACAAAAATTTGGATTTATTAAATGCGCAGTATAGTAGCATGAATGATGTTATTTTAAATTTAGATAAGTTGTGTAAAGAAAATAAAAGTAGGGATTTATATATAGGGTATCCGTTTGTTGAGGGATATATTGACAGCACAAGTTTTGTTCGTATGCCATTTTTTTTAATACCTGTTGAAGTTTTTAATGATAATAATGAGTGGTTTATAAGGAAGAAGATTGAAAGTAAAATAAAGATAAATAGATATTTGATTATTATACTTCAAAGGATTTTTAAACACAAGAATTTGGAAATTAAGCTTGATTATGAGTTTAAGAAAGATTTTAAAAGAGATATTTTAAAATTAGCATTAGATTTTTTGAAAAGTTTAGATATAAGTTTTAGTAATAATGAAGGAATTTTAGATAATAAGTTTGATGAATTTTCAGGTGTATTAAGAAGTTTAAGTAGTGATAATCCATATTTAGAGATTAAAAATTATTTGGTTCTTGGTGATTTTCAGGTAATAGGAGAAGAGTATGAAGATTATGAATCACTCATTTATGTGGATATATCTAATACTCTTGTAGGGAGATTAATTTCTGGAAGTGATAACAAAGAGAAATACAAGGAAGATATAAACAAAGAAATTTATGTGAGAGATAAACTTGATTTTAGTCAGAAACAATCTATTTGTCTAAGTGATGAGAGTTATATTACACTTGTAAATTCAAATTTGGATGTGGGCAAGGATACTACTATAACTAATTTTGTATTTGATAAGATTTGTAAAAATAAGAGTTTGCTTATAATTTCTAGGGATAAGGAATATTTGGAAAAATTGTATAATGAATTCTCTTTTACAAAATCAATTATTATGGACTTATTCCAAAATGATTTTTATCAAAAATTTTATAGAAGTTTTGATAGGATACTTAATTTTCGAGAAGATTTTGAAATAAAAAGGGTATTTAATGAAATTTTAAAAGAGATTAATGAAAAGTATAATTTTATAGAAGATTCTAATGGCATTTACAATAAAATAGAGAGCTTTGGTTTGTCGCTTAAGGATATGTATGAATTAACTATGGATGTAAGTGACAGTAGTATTGATAAAATGTCATTTAATAAATTTAAATTGAATAATCCTGTTTCTGGTTGTACATTCAATGAGATTGTGCACGCAATTGATGAAATTAAAGATAAAAATTTGATAGATATTTTTATATCTCATAAGGAATATTTAAATAAACATAAAATTTTAAATTTAATCAGAGAAGATTTTAATTTCGAAGATATAAATTTATATTTAGATAAATTAAAGGCTCTTAGACAAAAATATGATAAGTTAGCTTTAAATTTTGAAAAAAATAAATGTAGTCTTAGTGTGATTAGGTTATTCAAAGAGAATAAATTTTCTAAAGATGAGATTATAGATAAGTGTTTTAAATATAGTGAATACTACATTGAATCTGAAAATGATAATAATTATGATTCTTCAGAATCTTGGTTTAAAAGTTTAGGTTTTGGGAAAATCAAAAGAAAAAGTATTGAACTTAACAGGCAAGCTTTATTAAATACTGAGATGTATTATGAAGCTATAAAAGAAATTGATCATGATATTAGTTTTATTGGAGATATAGTAAAGCATGATAAATTTGAATTTATTAGGAATAGAATATTTGATTTTAATGATGTAACGCATTATACAGGTAATCTTTTGAATATGATGGATACTTTTCATGAATTTATAGAGTATAGTTATAAAATTAAAAATTTCAGTATGCTTGTTAATGATATATTAGAATATATATATGATAATTCTATCAATGAGAAAATGATGCGAGATAATTTAGATAAAATTTTGAAATTTTCTATATTTGTAAATATTTTAAGACGTCATAATAAACATGGGGATACACTTGAGAATTATAAAATGGTTGATAGATATTTTGATAATCTTATGAAATTATTTGATAAGAGAGCGTGTAATTTAGAAAGATTTGTATTAAATAAGGTTCTGTCTGAAGCAAAGGAAAGTTTAATTAATAATGATAATAAAATAGATAAAAATTCTTTTTCAAATATTTCTAGATATTTAATTAAAGATTTTATAAGCACTTTTAATAAGGAATGTTTAAAATTATTTCCATGTTTTTTAATCGATTATGATAGTTTGTCTTCAAATATACCTTTAATCGAAGGATTATTTGATTATATAGTTTTTGTAGATGGACATAATTATTTTTTAGAAGATATTTTACCTGTAGTGTATAGAGGTAAAAGATTGGTTGTATTCGGAAGTGATAATCAAATTAATTGCAGTAGTAAGAGTTATAATATAATATCTTATGATGTTACAGAGATTTCAAATAATGTGTTTAAATTTGTGAGTGATAAATTTAATAGGGTAAATTTAAAATATATGTATCCGTCTGGAAATGAAATTTTTAGGGATATATTAAATAGTTTATTTAGTATTGAAGACATTATTTCATTACCTAGAGACAGGAAATATTCAGATATTGACAATCCATTTATGATATTTACTATAGGGAATAAAGGTATAGAGAATATAAATGAATATGAGGCTAAATTTGTTGTAGATCTTTTATTTAAACATTTGAAAATTAAGAAATATGAGGATTCTATTGGAATAATTACAATTAGTAAAAGTCACGCAGATTTAATAAAAAAAGTAATTAGTGATAGATTGAAGGTAGATGAGGAATTTAATTTCTTGTATAACAGGGAATGTAAAAAGTATAAATCAAATGCTGGAATATACATAAGTAGCATTCCTGAAATTTTATATAAGAAGATAGATATTGTGATATTTTCTCTAGGTGGTGAGAGAAATATAGAAAATGAGGTAGAAATTAAGTTTAGTGATATAGAAGGTCGGAATTGTAGAAATAAACTAAATATGTTTTTAATGATGACTCAATATGAAATGGATATAGTTACGTCACTCAGTATAAGTGATATTGAGAGTAAAGAATATTCAAATGAAAACGCAAATATTTTAAAAAAATATTTGCATTATGCCAATGAAATTTATAATGGTAATGTGGATAAAATTATGAATGAGTTAAATTGTGATGAAAGTGATAATAGTAAAGTTAATAAAATATTAGATATTATTTGTGATAAGTTACTTGATAGGGGACTTATTGTAGAGAAAAATTTCGGAACTTCATTTTATAAATTTGATTTTGCGATATATGATAAAGACCTTAAAAAATATGTTTTATTTGTAGAACTTGAATCCAGTATAGTTGATAAATTCAAGTGTAGGTTGGAGCAATATATAGATTGTTTTATTTATTTTGATAAACTTGGATATAATGTTTTGAAAATTTGGAGTAAAGATTTGTGGAGTGATATAGATTTTCAGGTTGAGAATATAATTTATAATTATTTTTTAGTTAGGGATAAATTGTTGAAGTATAATTCTAATAGAAAGTGCGTTGATAGTTTGATTAATAGAAATGGAGTATTAAGCAAGTTTGTTAAGATTATTGAAAATAGAAGAATAGGAATGCTTTTCTCTGAGAAGGCTGATAAAGATTTTATAAAAAGATAG